CGCCATTGGTACTCTCCTGGTCCAAATCAATAAGATTGACTGCAATCAAGTGTTGTGGGAGAGAGTTTTGAAGCGACACATATCTCCCGAGAACGACGATCACTTCTGCTGTTCTCCTGCAACCAAGGGCAAGAGCTCACAAACTGTTAAAGAAGAAGGGGCATTTACGGTTTTAAAGTTTCATAAAGTTTTCGTTGATAGGAAATCTAAATCTGTGCAATCATCACAAGCTTTTGTCATTCCTGCATTTGTCGGAGAGAAAAACCAATCTGGAACCACTAGTCATTTTATACCCTTGTACTTATTAGGAAATAATGTACCAAATGTTCGAAAGCATTTGGTCGACTTTTGTGGCCACCATATTGTCAGGTCCGCTAACCCTTACACTCATTGCTGCTCTGTGGAAGAGGCCAGAGATATCACAATATGGCAATTCAACAAACTCGGGGGCTGGGGTAGGTTTTGAGTACTTATGAATTGAAAACTGTGATTTGGGCAATTCAACATAAGACTTGTTGAACCTTTAGACAGTACTAAATACTGTCCTCGGCATTCGGCAATAGTTGTGTCTTCAGGCTccaccgtcaccaaaatttGAGTTGGGGGATTCGAAAATTTTGGTGATGGTGGAGCCAGGTCACATAAATCATAATCATAATACCCTCATACCTAGTCAATAACGGTATAATACTGTTGAACaccaaaaaatagattttataaaCAACTTGCAATTCATCTCTCATTTTCGTTTATCAGGGGGTCATTGGCGACATCTAACCACCCGGGACTTGCTGGTATCATTTGAGAAATGCATCGATTACCTTGAGACTCATTGTAACTACCTGACCGTAACAAGAACTTCCGAAGATTCAGTTAAGGTAAACCTACCTCAAAACAATAGATTCTTCTTGCCCGTACTTTTCTTATGTACATTGGTAACGTTCGATATCCACCGTTCTAGTTGAGTGACGAACTATTCAATGCTATTACTAAGaatatcatatttcaacaatagCTAtggcaataaaaatatttcaaaattaaacattacaaaattatgcttttccttttttttctcttatagATAAAAATGGAAGTAGGTGCAGTTCAGGCAGCAGAAAGTGTAAAATCTGCTGATGTAAGCTTCAAAAAAGTCAAGCCTAAGAATGCCAACAGTCTTTTCCCTAATCTCTTTGACAACTATCAAGGTCTTTCTCCTAAATCCATCCCTAATGGATCCAATCTCTTGGATAGAAAGGAAAGCTGCACTTTGGAGAAAAAACGACAACGAATCAAAAGTCCTAAAGACGATACAGTTGTAAAGTGGACATTAAATAGCACAGCAGAAAAGACAGTAGGCAACCTGCAGGGGACTGAAGGTACATCTAAAGCCAACAACTTACCAAGGTCTTCAACATCAGCCACATCTAATTTAATCATGTCGGATACAAAGATAAAGCAGGAGATGCAGAGCGAGGTGCGACATATGTGTTCATCTGGAAAACCCTCAGCTGGTCCCCCAGACATTAATCGTTGCAAAGCAACACAAGTCAATTTACCTGGTTCTAAAATCACAGGTAGCAGGGCAAAGAGCACCATAGCCAGTCGGACAAATCGTTCCCGGAACGACACCGTTGACGACCAGACACTGATGAAGCTCGTGTCGTGCAATCCATTCAAACACAGCATCAAAGCACTGAAAGCCATCAGAGAAATGAACCTTCACAAGGAAGGAAAATCGACAGAGGATGGGGGATCGActggttttgaaaaataccgAAGTGGTGACATGAAAGAAAGATCTCCTAGCAAGACCAAGCAGATAGAGAAGTTTATTTTATTACCCGTCATCACAGACAAAACAAGCATTGGAAAACAACAGTCGCAAGTTGCAAAGGAGCAATCCGGAGAAAAAAGGTTTGAATTACCAAAGAATATACCTGGCTCGGAAAATCCGTTGTCTTTGTTAAGAAAACTGGTGAAGGAAAATACTTCATCAGATGATGGATACAAAGAGCGTTTCACATCTGAAGTCGATGTCACATCGAATACTAGTAAAACCATTCCCGATGCTACGAAATCGCTGGCAACCAATACGTCGTGCTCCGAGAtgaatatttcttctttttgttgCGCACAGCGAAAAAACAGTTCAGCATGTGGTAAGCTAATAAAAGCAAACACAGCGAAAAGTGGCAGAACTTGTCAgggaaaagctaaaacttgtacAAAAGCATGGGTAAAACCAAAAACATGCGATCTGAAAATAGCCGACGATCTACACACCAATTTCCACAAAggtgttttaaaatcaaaagactGGGACTGTTTGAAAAAATCGTCAGCTGGTAGACGGGTATCTTTTGAAATTGATGATATGGCTGGTAAGAACCATCAAGGTGATCAATTGCTGAAATCAGAAAAATGTGATATGAtttctgaaaatgaaagaaaaactgtGGCAATGAACATGCATGCGAAAAAAGATGTGTCTTTACAAGTAGAAAAACATAACGCTGCAGAGAAACATGATCCTATAGAGGGAGAAGTACTGAAATCGGTTGTTGAAACAAAACATAAAGACGATGATTTGACTGCAAGTACAACTGACGATCTTAAATTTCATCCCAAAAAGAGATGGGCCAAACATTTTTTGACCGTTAATTCGTGTAGCGATGAGGAGCTAGATGTCGAAAATATAGAAGTTACAGCAGAAAAACCTCGGACGGGCAAAATAAACGAATGTGAGGAGGATGATGATAAGGCAAATGACCCTCCGACATGTTTTGACATTGAAAACGACGCCAGAGATAGAGCAGTCTTTGAACAAAGGAGCAGCGAGATATTTTTGTTGAAGGACATCAACGTCGACCATGAAGAAGTGGTTGAAGAGAaaagtgaaaatgaaattaatgttatCAAGATGAGTGACTCGGATCTCCTATTGAACGAGGCAAAGATGAATTTGGTGTCGCAACAATACCTCCAGTGTGCAGAATCAACATCAGATTCTACACTGGATGAGAAAGCGTTGACGATAGACGCTGAACAGGACAGAACTGAAGCAAAGAAACACGAGACGTGTCATACAGGGAATAACAAACGTGAAGTCATTCGTGAAAACCCTGACAAACAGATAAAAACGACGACCACGACAGAGAAAGAGTCACAAACTGACGACATAGATCAAAAgtcttcttttaaaaacattaaaatgtacAAACAAACTTCTAAGAAGTCGATTGACACTTGTAACCAAaagaaaggaaagaaaaaacagaaaaaatgtgCTACGTCAAGTAAAAAAGGCAAGACGGCGAAGAAAGGCAAACCAAAAGTAACAAAGAGCGCATGTTCCGTTGAAAACGAATCAGATGAGGTACTGAAAGCAATAAGAATTCAAAATGTTATCGAAGAACAAAAAAGAATCttaaatatattgacaaaaagGAAATACGTAGAGCCACGAAACTTCGATAAAACTGAGAAGGAGAGAGGACATAAAGATGTCAGTAAAGATGATCTCGTGGATATtgaagctggtattttttctcGAGGAACGTCTGCAGTCACTTCGTCCCAACTCCTGGAGACAGTGAAACAAAGCGACGATTTAGGGAGGAAGAAGGGCATACGGATTAAAAGAAAGAATAAGATAGAAATCAAGCAAGAAGGGAGTGGTGTTACACCAGATGGACAAACGGGTGCATCGTGCAGTAGCAGTATAAATCCAGCACTGGAAATAGACACATACGACATAGGGTAAATATAGAATTCCAAAGCTTCGTATCGTTTCCATTAAACAAACTTCTGTATATCAATTTTCTGTATGCCTTTGTTTCTTTTAGATATGACGTGTTTCGAGACGACTCCGGGACAGAGATCGGGGGGTTGGTTCTACATCCGAAGTTTCTCCTGCCTTATGTTCTCGTTAACGGCTTCCAGTACGTGACCTTGGCGGATGCCTGCAAGCTGTTTCCCGGATGTAAGAAGAGCTGCAGGATCTTGAGGAATGTGTTAAAGAAAGAACCTTCCTTGCAGCTTACCAACTGTACTTGGGAGGAGGTTAGTTATCTGATACATACCTtgactttattattattatatcaatataaaggaggctggatggtcaacaaactaaCTATCAGATctagataaatttttaaatatggtttatttagctataaacaattttagttaagaaaaaattcatataaagtgtccttttttaatttggatttttttctaattttctattcagagctcttcttctaaaggagatcaatacagtttaaaaatggccacgaccatcgagccctCTTGAAATAGTTATATACAGTTAGATAAAGACGAGTTTCGATCTAACATCTATTTCTAATGTTGAAATTGAggagcacacaatttaaagaaattgtatactagtatttattacatacttagtaataaatacagtttTTCTTTGCATATGTAAAACACATGACATCACAAAACACGTATATCAGCCTCCGgaaaaaaggcagaggagttccgcaaggggtgtgatatGGATCCGTAAAAGCCTTAGAACTGATAACCTGTttcagccccggaggccgacACGACTTTTGTGaagtcatctgtatcacatatgcCAAAAACCTGTACTTATTACTTAGTGTGtactaaaataataataatagataccatttttccatatcacagcccgtatcagccctcgaccaatatcatccctcgggcattcggccctcgggctgatattggctgtgttatggaaaagggtatgtatcaTTCTCTAATATCTCTATGTATTTAACGGGTACGTTGAGTTTACTTGTCAAATACTTTCAGCTGTACGTCCTTGACCTAATATATTACGCCAAAGGACGAAGGGTGGTGACCGGGGACCCATTGGTGAGGTTCGACGTTCTGATTGGTCGATACGATGATCTGCTGTGTGCCGTGTACCAGAGACATTCCGACAACACCATGCATAAATGTTCCTATTGAAGCGGACGAATATTCAAGAGACATTCCGACAACACCATGCATAAATGTTCCTATTGAAGCGGACGAATTTACAAGAGACATTCCGACATCAAGTAT
This genomic window from Magallana gigas chromosome 5, xbMagGiga1.1, whole genome shotgun sequence contains:
- the LOC105329896 gene encoding uncharacterized protein, which codes for MMIGTEKENEFCVDWNNNNHNDAKRRELTKQHLMRMPYISNSRNQKMAVWTDIKEILFPSCDKNCEIVLEELKKTVNYPKHEKYMYPCSPRDHVSFLRQFRYVAIGTLLVQINKIDCNQVLWERVLKRHISPENDDHFCCSPATKGKSSQTVKEEGAFTVLKFHKVFVDRKSKSVQSSQAFVIPAFVGEKNQSGTTSHFIPLYLLGNNVPNVRKHLVDFCGHHIVRSANPYTHCCSVEEARDITIWQFNKLGGWGGHWRHLTTRDLLVSFEKCIDYLETHCNYLTVTRTSEDSVKIKMEVGAVQAAESVKSADVSFKKVKPKNANSLFPNLFDNYQGLSPKSIPNGSNLLDRKESCTLEKKRQRIKSPKDDTVVKWTLNSTAEKTVGNLQGTEGTSKANNLPRSSTSATSNLIMSDTKIKQEMQSEVRHMCSSGKPSAGPPDINRCKATQVNLPGSKITGSRAKSTIASRTNRSRNDTVDDQTLMKLVSCNPFKHSIKALKAIREMNLHKEGKSTEDGGSTGFEKYRSGDMKERSPSKTKQIEKFILLPVITDKTSIGKQQSQVAKEQSGEKRFELPKNIPGSENPLSLLRKLVKENTSSDDGYKERFTSEVDVTSNTSKTIPDATKSLATNTSCSEMNISSFCCAQRKNSSACGKLIKANTAKSGRTCQGKAKTCTKAWVKPKTCDLKIADDLHTNFHKGVLKSKDWDCLKKSSAGRRVSFEIDDMAGKNHQGDQLLKSEKCDMISENERKTVAMNMHAKKDVSLQVEKHNAAEKHDPIEGEVLKSVVETKHKDDDLTASTTDDLKFHPKKRWAKHFLTVNSCSDEELDVENIEVTAEKPRTGKINECEEDDDKANDPPTCFDIENDARDRAVFEQRSSEIFLLKDINVDHEEVVEEKSENEINVIKMSDSDLLLNEAKMNLVSQQYLQCAESTSDSTLDEKALTIDAEQDRTEAKKHETCHTGNNKREVIRENPDKQIKTTTTTEKESQTDDIDQKSSFKNIKMYKQTSKKSIDTCNQKKGKKKQKKCATSSKKGKTAKKGKPKVTKSACSVENESDEVLKAIRIQNVIEEQKRILNILTKRKYVEPRNFDKTEKERGHKDVSKDDLVDIEAGIFSRGTSAVTSSQLLETVKQSDDLGRKKGIRIKRKNKIEIKQEGSGVTPDGQTGASCSSSINPALEIDTYDIGYDVFRDDSGTEIGGLVLHPKFLLPYVLVNGFQYVTLADACKLFPGCKKSCRILRNVLKKEPSLQLTNCTWEELYVLDLIYYAKGRRVVTGDPLVRFDVLIGRYDDLLCAVYQRHSDNTMHKCSY